A window from Hemicordylus capensis ecotype Gifberg chromosome 2, rHemCap1.1.pri, whole genome shotgun sequence encodes these proteins:
- the LOC128347899 gene encoding protein-lysine 6-oxidase-like isoform X1, with amino-acid sequence MAGPGRPQLALALLLLLLQLLVRPDGGHAQRSPSWRQQIRWENNGRLYRLFNSASQFLPPRRGPGQSLYLSTVGAPGGLGRAPSQGHFWTLQRVASTRRGIAALQGRRSLSGEDGSGAGGPPLQGPPPERRTPQRPEATTQLPRSASHARWEGLTTSGARGDTPANVTARPREMPPGPNSLGAGASFGREEAPPTQGIGARGGSGGSSGPSGSNQGGNEIEDTPVALRPSPGGRGPQQTSGGPAGDDPRNPHKTQNSVFYNIYPNARQGSGAPATNQRSGYGTRYFHHGLPDLIPDPYFIQTSTYVQRVQMYALRCAAEENCLARSAYHSGVSDISYRVLLRFPQRVKNQGTADFLPLKPHHAWEWHSCHQHYHSMDAFSNYDLLDAVSHKKVAEGHKASFCLEDTTCDSGVRRRYACTAHTQGLGPGCYDTYNANIDCQWIDITDVPPGNYILKVTVNPDSLVPELDFTNNVARCEVTYTGTYAVARNCRITSA; translated from the exons ATGGCCGGCCCGGGGCGCCCGCAGCTCGCCTTggcgctcctgctgctgctgctgcagctcctggtgCGCCCCGACGGCGGCCACGCGCAGCGATCGCCCTCCTGGAGGCAGCAGATCCGCTGGGAGAACAACGGGCGCCTCTACAGGCTCTTCAACAGCGCCAGCCAGTTCCTGCCCCCCAGGCGGGGCCCCGGCCAGAGCCTCTACCTGAGCACGGTAGGGGCCCCGGGGGGCCTAGGCCGAGCGCCCTCGCAGGGCCACTTCTGGACGCTGCAAAGGGTGGCCTCCACCAGGCGGGGCATCGCCGCCCTCCAAGGCAGGAGGTCCTTGAGCGGGGAAGATGGCTCaggggcaggaggccccccacTGCAGGGCCCCCCTCCTGAGCGACGGACACCCCAGCGCCCGGAGGCCACCACCCAACTGCCGAGGAGTGCCAGCCATGCCCGCTGGGAGGGGCTCACCACCAGCGGGGCCAGGGGGGACACCCCAGCTAATGTCACCGCCAGGCCCAGGGAGATGCCCCCCGGGCCGAACTCACTGGGCGCTGGGGCTTCCTTTGGGAGAGAGGAGGCACCCCCCACCCAGGGGATCGGGGCCAGGGGAGGAAGCGGAGGCAGCAGCGGCCCCAGCGGGTCCAACCAAGGTGGCAACGAGATCGAGGACACCCCTGTTGCACTTCGCCCAAGCCCTGGAGGGAGGGGTCCCCAGCAGACCTCAGGCGGCCCCGCGGGAGACGACCCCCGGAACCCCCACAAGACCCAGAACAGTGTCTTCTACAACATCTACCCCAATGCCAGACAAGGCTCTGGGGCCCCAGCCACCAACCAGAGGTCAGGCTATGGGACCAGATACTTCCATCATG gcCTGCCTGACTTAATTCCTGATCCGTACTTCATCCAAACGTCCACGTACGTCCAGCGGGTCCAGATGTATGCCTTGAGATGTGCAGCAGAGGAAAACTGTCTTGCAAG ATCCGCCTACCACTCAGGGGTGAGCGACATCAGCTACCGGGTCCTGCTCCGCTTCCCCCAAAGGGTGAAGAACCAAGGGACAGCAGATTTCCTCCCATTGAAGCCTCACCATGCCTGGGAGTGGCACAGCTGCCACCA GCACTACCACAGCATGGATGCTTTTAGCAACTATGACCTTCTGGACGCCGTCTCCCACAAGAAGGTGGCTGAAGGACACAAGGCCAGCTTCTGCCTGGAGGATACGACCTGTGACTCGGGTGTCCGCCGTCGCTATGCCTGCACAGCTCACACCCAG GGTTTGGGGCCCGGCTGTTACGATACGTACAACGCCAATATCGATTGCCAGTGGATCGACATCACAGACGTCCCACCTGGAAATTATATCCTTaag GTGACAGTCAACCCAGACTCCTTGGTGCCTGAGCTGGACTTCACAAACAATGTCGCAAGGTGCGAGGTCACGTATACAGGGACATATGCTGTGGCACGGAACTGCAGGATCACAAG
- the LOC128347899 gene encoding protein-lysine 6-oxidase-like isoform X3, giving the protein MYALRCAAEENCLARSAYHSGVSDISYRVLLRFPQRVKNQGTADFLPLKPHHAWEWHSCHQHYHSMDAFSNYDLLDAVSHKKVAEGHKASFCLEDTTCDSGVRRRYACTAHTQGLGPGCYDTYNANIDCQWIDITDVPPGNYILKVTVNPDSLVPELDFTNNVARCEVTYTGTYAVARNCRITSA; this is encoded by the exons ATGTATGCCTTGAGATGTGCAGCAGAGGAAAACTGTCTTGCAAG ATCCGCCTACCACTCAGGGGTGAGCGACATCAGCTACCGGGTCCTGCTCCGCTTCCCCCAAAGGGTGAAGAACCAAGGGACAGCAGATTTCCTCCCATTGAAGCCTCACCATGCCTGGGAGTGGCACAGCTGCCACCA GCACTACCACAGCATGGATGCTTTTAGCAACTATGACCTTCTGGACGCCGTCTCCCACAAGAAGGTGGCTGAAGGACACAAGGCCAGCTTCTGCCTGGAGGATACGACCTGTGACTCGGGTGTCCGCCGTCGCTATGCCTGCACAGCTCACACCCAG GGTTTGGGGCCCGGCTGTTACGATACGTACAACGCCAATATCGATTGCCAGTGGATCGACATCACAGACGTCCCACCTGGAAATTATATCCTTaag GTGACAGTCAACCCAGACTCCTTGGTGCCTGAGCTGGACTTCACAAACAATGTCGCAAGGTGCGAGGTCACGTATACAGGGACATATGCTGTGGCACGGAACTGCAGGATCACAAG
- the LOC128347899 gene encoding protein-lysine 6-oxidase-like isoform X2, whose protein sequence is MGRWKPTAAVAGLPDLIPDPYFIQTSTYVQRVQMYALRCAAEENCLARSAYHSGVSDISYRVLLRFPQRVKNQGTADFLPLKPHHAWEWHSCHQHYHSMDAFSNYDLLDAVSHKKVAEGHKASFCLEDTTCDSGVRRRYACTAHTQGLGPGCYDTYNANIDCQWIDITDVPPGNYILKVTVNPDSLVPELDFTNNVARCEVTYTGTYAVARNCRITSA, encoded by the exons ATGGGGCGATGGAagccaacagcagcagtggcag gcCTGCCTGACTTAATTCCTGATCCGTACTTCATCCAAACGTCCACGTACGTCCAGCGGGTCCAGATGTATGCCTTGAGATGTGCAGCAGAGGAAAACTGTCTTGCAAG ATCCGCCTACCACTCAGGGGTGAGCGACATCAGCTACCGGGTCCTGCTCCGCTTCCCCCAAAGGGTGAAGAACCAAGGGACAGCAGATTTCCTCCCATTGAAGCCTCACCATGCCTGGGAGTGGCACAGCTGCCACCA GCACTACCACAGCATGGATGCTTTTAGCAACTATGACCTTCTGGACGCCGTCTCCCACAAGAAGGTGGCTGAAGGACACAAGGCCAGCTTCTGCCTGGAGGATACGACCTGTGACTCGGGTGTCCGCCGTCGCTATGCCTGCACAGCTCACACCCAG GGTTTGGGGCCCGGCTGTTACGATACGTACAACGCCAATATCGATTGCCAGTGGATCGACATCACAGACGTCCCACCTGGAAATTATATCCTTaag GTGACAGTCAACCCAGACTCCTTGGTGCCTGAGCTGGACTTCACAAACAATGTCGCAAGGTGCGAGGTCACGTATACAGGGACATATGCTGTGGCACGGAACTGCAGGATCACAAG